In Planktothrix sp. FACHB-1365, the sequence CAATTAGAAAGAGCCAGACAAGAAGTTCAACCCCGTGAGAATAACCAGATTGAATTCGTCGAAGGAGATGCTTGTCATCTTCCATTTGCAGACGCATCTTTTGATGTCGTTTTAGCTGTGGAATGTATTTTTCATTTTCCCAGTCGAGAAGCCTTTTTTAAGGAAGTTAAGCGCGTACTTCGTCCCCATGGACGGTTAGCAATTTCTGATTTTGTACCCAACGCAATCTTTTATCATTGGTACAAATTTTTACGCACTATAGATAATTCTTCTATCCGTTCAACTTACGGAAAAGTAGATAGTGAATTGACCATCAGTGATTATCAAAAACTAGCAAAAGCAACGGGATTTAACTTGAGTTTGAAAGAAGATATTACCCGAAATACACTGCCAACCTACCCAATCGTTCGCCGTTTTTTTGAGCAAGTTGGGAAACAGGACTCTGCGAATATCACAGCGAGTATAGAACTGGTAAGTCGCTTAAATTTGTTACGTTATTGGGTCTTGGGTTTTGAGTTGATTTGAAATTTAA encodes:
- a CDS encoding class I SAM-dependent methyltransferase, translated to MIQTPKISLPYFDILLERFAEGDTDAQQVFGRHVHWGYWENPAKADGSIADFAAAAEQLSQQVYAAAQVKDGYRVLDAGCGFGGTIASLNENFNQMQLVGLNIDARQLERARQEVQPRENNQIEFVEGDACHLPFADASFDVVLAVECIFHFPSREAFFKEVKRVLRPHGRLAISDFVPNAIFYHWYKFLRTIDNSSIRSTYGKVDSELTISDYQKLAKATGFNLSLKEDITRNTLPTYPIVRRFFEQVGKQDSANITASIELVSRLNLLRYWVLGFELI